One window of the Natronomonas marina genome contains the following:
- a CDS encoding response regulator → MATPTRVLIVDDDPSLADLMANQLSELREGFSIRVETNPNDALDAVDTGNIDCVLSDYHMPEMDGLELLRYVREMEHGIPFILFTSRGSEEIASEAVSEGVTDYFRKRRGTEQWEVLANRIENSAARYRAERAVQRREAALHDLARTVIDSVSTPVEELLELGRETLDVEYGALVQGEGANAEILVESVDGSVPYPTADGPTLVDDLDDLTVDGGSVVTGTADGDGNGDGEEFSAYIGSTIYVGDRRYGTLCFCDRTEREGFSEWERTFVELLGDWLGHELTGEWARDRDEAVRSARSRIERVREAIDESDDETAREELDAIAELLDQDPPSATAVSIELS, encoded by the coding sequence ATGGCAACCCCGACGCGCGTCCTCATCGTCGACGACGACCCCTCCCTCGCCGACCTGATGGCGAATCAGCTCTCGGAGCTGCGGGAGGGGTTCTCCATCCGCGTCGAGACGAACCCCAACGACGCGCTCGACGCGGTCGATACGGGCAACATCGACTGCGTCCTCAGCGACTACCACATGCCCGAAATGGACGGCCTTGAGTTGCTCCGGTACGTCCGCGAGATGGAGCACGGCATCCCCTTCATCCTCTTTACCTCCCGTGGGAGCGAAGAGATAGCCAGCGAGGCCGTCTCCGAGGGCGTCACCGACTACTTCCGGAAGCGCCGCGGCACCGAACAGTGGGAGGTACTCGCCAATCGCATCGAGAACTCCGCGGCCCGCTACCGGGCCGAACGGGCCGTCCAGCGCCGGGAGGCGGCGCTGCACGACCTCGCCCGGACCGTCATCGACAGCGTCTCGACGCCCGTCGAGGAACTGCTCGAACTCGGCCGGGAGACCCTCGACGTCGAGTACGGCGCACTCGTCCAGGGGGAGGGCGCCAACGCCGAGATACTGGTCGAGAGCGTCGACGGCTCGGTGCCGTATCCGACGGCTGACGGCCCGACGCTGGTCGACGACCTCGACGACCTGACGGTCGACGGCGGCAGCGTCGTCACCGGAACGGCCGACGGCGACGGGAACGGAGACGGCGAGGAGTTCAGCGCCTACATCGGGAGTACGATCTACGTCGGTGATCGACGGTACGGGACGCTCTGTTTCTGCGACCGCACGGAGCGCGAGGGCTTCTCCGAGTGGGAGCGGACCTTCGTCGAGTTGCTCGGCGACTGGCTGGGTCACGAACTGACCGGCGAGTGGGCCCGCGACCGCGACGAGGCCGTCCGGTCGGCCCGGAGCCGCATCGAGCGGGTCCGGGAGGCCATCGACGAGAGCGACGACGAGACCGCACGGGAGGAACTCGACGCGATAGCGGAGTTGCTCGACCAGGACCCACCCTCCGCGACGGCCGTCTCCATCGAACTCTCCTAG
- a CDS encoding alpha/beta fold hydrolase, with translation MNLKRLLGGTAVGIGAVAAGNAALRNDPAELDVPLGRPMETYRWRGFDVAYTEAGDPSNPDLLLLHGINAAASSHEFRYVVDALAEEYHVLAPDIPGFGHSDRPPLMYSGSLYVAFVGDFLREMTDEPTVVASSLSAAYLAAVEDVPATEFVLVCPTATTIPGRRTWLRSLLRSPVVGEGLYNLLASKPSIRYFLADHGFAETASITDEWVEYDWKTAHQAGARFAPASFISGFLDLDVDLGARLAETGVPTTVVWGREAELPPLSAGRELAERADARLVVFDNADLLPHAEHPAEFVDLLV, from the coding sequence ATGAACCTGAAGCGACTGCTCGGCGGTACCGCAGTCGGTATCGGCGCGGTCGCCGCCGGCAACGCCGCCCTCCGGAACGACCCCGCGGAACTGGACGTCCCGCTCGGGCGGCCGATGGAGACGTACCGCTGGCGGGGCTTCGACGTCGCCTACACCGAGGCGGGCGACCCCTCGAACCCCGACCTACTACTGTTGCACGGCATCAACGCCGCCGCGTCGAGCCACGAGTTCCGGTACGTGGTCGACGCCCTCGCCGAGGAGTACCACGTTCTCGCGCCCGACATCCCCGGGTTCGGCCACTCCGACAGGCCGCCGCTGATGTACTCGGGGTCGCTGTACGTCGCCTTCGTCGGCGACTTCCTCCGCGAGATGACCGACGAGCCGACCGTCGTGGCCTCCTCGCTTTCGGCCGCCTACCTCGCGGCCGTCGAGGACGTCCCGGCGACGGAGTTCGTCCTCGTCTGTCCGACGGCGACGACGATTCCCGGGCGGCGGACGTGGCTCCGGTCGCTGCTCCGGTCGCCGGTCGTCGGGGAAGGGCTGTACAACCTGCTGGCCTCGAAGCCGTCCATCCGGTACTTCCTCGCGGATCACGGCTTCGCGGAGACGGCGTCGATAACCGACGAGTGGGTCGAGTACGACTGGAAGACGGCCCACCAGGCGGGCGCGCGGTTCGCGCCGGCGTCGTTTATCAGCGGCTTCCTCGACCTCGACGTCGACCTCGGCGCGCGGTTGGCCGAGACGGGCGTCCCGACGACGGTCGTCTGGGGTCGGGAGGCCGAACTCCCGCCGCTCTCGGCGGGGCGTGAACTCGCCGAGCGGGCGGACGCACGGCTCGTCGTCTTCGACAACGCCGACCTGCTGCCGCACGCCGAACACCCCGCGGAGTTCGTCGACCTGCTGGTCTAG
- the meaB gene encoding methylmalonyl Co-A mutase-associated GTPase MeaB: MSGDESLIDELLAGKHRALARVITKIENRSPGYRDLVSQLHEHTGHAQVIGITGSPGAGKSTLVDKMAATYRERGETVGVIAIDPSSPFTGGAVLGDRIRMASNVGDMDVFFRSMSARGSLGGLSTATTDAVKALDAFGKDRIIVETVGAGQNEVDIVRTADTVAVLVPPGSGDDVQMLKAGILEIADVFVVNKADVDGADRTVKELREMIHMRDASPMAGHHGAGAVEGEASDGGKDDDERQPPIVETVAKTGEGVEEFLEVLADHVRWLEETGELQAQARQRYAAEIRTLLREDSAALIEEELDARGGLDAYIEAVTAKETDPYSVVDEIISPVAECVRKKRDD, translated from the coding sequence ATGAGCGGAGACGAGTCGCTCATCGACGAGCTACTGGCAGGCAAACACCGGGCGCTCGCGCGGGTCATCACGAAGATCGAGAACCGGTCGCCGGGCTACCGCGACCTCGTCTCGCAACTGCACGAACACACCGGCCACGCCCAGGTCATCGGAATCACGGGGTCGCCGGGGGCGGGCAAGTCGACGCTGGTCGACAAGATGGCGGCGACCTACCGCGAGCGCGGCGAGACGGTCGGCGTCATCGCCATCGACCCCTCCTCGCCGTTCACCGGCGGGGCAGTGCTGGGCGACCGCATCCGGATGGCCTCCAACGTCGGTGACATGGACGTGTTCTTCCGGTCGATGTCGGCGAGGGGGTCGCTGGGCGGCCTCTCGACGGCGACCACGGACGCGGTGAAGGCGCTGGACGCCTTCGGCAAGGACCGGATAATCGTCGAGACGGTCGGCGCCGGCCAAAACGAGGTCGACATCGTCAGGACGGCCGACACCGTCGCCGTCCTGGTACCGCCTGGCTCCGGCGACGACGTCCAGATGCTGAAGGCGGGCATCCTCGAAATCGCCGACGTCTTCGTCGTCAACAAGGCCGACGTCGACGGCGCCGACCGGACGGTCAAGGAACTGCGCGAGATGATCCACATGCGGGACGCCTCGCCGATGGCTGGCCACCACGGCGCCGGCGCGGTCGAAGGAGAGGCCAGCGACGGCGGCAAAGACGACGACGAGCGTCAGCCGCCGATCGTCGAGACGGTCGCCAAGACCGGCGAGGGGGTCGAGGAGTTCCTCGAGGTGCTGGCCGACCACGTCCGCTGGCTCGAGGAGACGGGCGAACTACAGGCGCAGGCCCGCCAGCGCTACGCCGCGGAGATACGGACGCTGCTCCGGGAGGACAGCGCCGCGCTGATCGAAGAGGAACTCGACGCCCGCGGCGGCCTGGACGCCTACATCGAGGCCGTCACGGCCAAGGAGACCGACCCCTACTCGGTGGTCGACGAGATAATCTCGCCCGTCGCGGAGTGCGTCCGAAAGAAGCGCGACGACTAG
- a CDS encoding cobalamin B12-binding domain-containing protein, whose product MSTEQEQRTIRCLVAKVGLDGHDRGAHVIARAFRDAGFEVIYSGLHKSPDEIVQAAVQEDVDVLGISILSGAHDTLVPKIVDGLKEYDAFEDTLVLVGGIVPEEDREELYELGVSEIFGPGASMQETIDFVRENAPDR is encoded by the coding sequence ATGAGCACGGAGCAAGAGCAGCGAACCATCAGGTGTCTCGTAGCGAAGGTCGGTCTCGACGGTCACGACCGGGGCGCCCACGTCATCGCGCGGGCGTTCCGGGACGCCGGGTTCGAGGTCATCTACTCGGGACTGCACAAATCGCCCGACGAAATCGTCCAGGCGGCCGTCCAGGAGGACGTCGACGTCCTCGGCATCTCCATTCTCTCGGGGGCCCACGACACGCTCGTCCCGAAGATCGTCGACGGGCTGAAGGAGTACGACGCCTTCGAGGACACGCTCGTGCTCGTCGGCGGCATCGTCCCCGAGGAGGACCGCGAGGAACTGTACGAACTCGGCGTGTCCGAGATCTTCGGCCCCGGCGCCTCGATGCAGGAGACCATCGACTTCGTCCGCGAGAACGCCCCCGACCGATAG
- a CDS encoding DUF7385 family protein — translation MDIDTDELLASLTPRDENPAIKTYQNTVSVACPACEEPFDDLVVCKQNPTSLNLSRQLDLCVGVEDDQAFIFTHKP, via the coding sequence ATGGACATCGACACCGACGAACTTCTCGCATCGCTGACACCCAGAGACGAGAACCCGGCGATAAAGACCTACCAGAACACCGTTTCGGTCGCGTGTCCGGCCTGCGAGGAGCCGTTCGACGATCTGGTCGTCTGCAAGCAGAACCCGACGAGTTTGAACCTCTCTCGGCAACTGGACCTCTGTGTCGGCGTCGAGGACGATCAGGCGTTCATCTTCACGCACAAGCCCTAG
- a CDS encoding DUF7289 family protein, whose product MLASLPDRGQSSPIGVVLLLGLTLTAAVGIVAIGGDAIRDTQSRSEIGQAEQAMSQFDARAAQVALGDSEAQTVSLGGQSGQYRVENDVGRVRLIHENWNGTDCDDCEDYASFDNTTDDGNTTILYNETLGAVVYESDDTEVAYQGGGVWRRSPEGDSRLVSSPEFHYRGATLTFPLVRIEGSDGASGQVTARVNRVETAEDVYANTSETYPDGSTELLNPVQNGNVSVEITSDYCEGWRTYFEERTEGDVSDCNGGTVTAEIITLGTQGDFSIIGGESISVRGQDAGHSLDSLDLQFRGDSASDFNNFGWSMAGETGDKRIEIYVEKRGGGTNCGDPVRTVVYYSDNDGDNYHTWVLDENHGTNPFEITCPAGDEILDVDLLDSSRTFEYTDAANHGSDDLLTFDNYDQGTFNSTEDLSGHPADPGTTESTGDEEPVDLVVQHHFTMMDDMDVSIEERQQGNAGLNDQSVGNIVYDGGGNVVTYLHVTENRVRVELS is encoded by the coding sequence ATGCTGGCGTCGCTACCGGACCGGGGACAGTCCTCCCCCATCGGCGTCGTCCTCCTTCTGGGGTTGACGCTGACCGCCGCCGTGGGTATCGTCGCGATCGGCGGCGACGCCATTCGGGACACACAGAGTCGATCGGAGATCGGCCAGGCCGAACAGGCCATGTCCCAGTTCGACGCGCGGGCCGCACAGGTCGCACTCGGCGACTCCGAGGCCCAGACCGTCTCGCTCGGCGGGCAGAGCGGACAGTACCGCGTCGAGAACGACGTCGGGCGGGTCCGCCTCATCCACGAGAACTGGAACGGGACCGACTGTGACGACTGCGAGGACTACGCCTCCTTCGACAACACCACCGACGACGGCAACACGACGATCCTGTACAACGAGACGCTCGGGGCGGTCGTCTACGAGTCCGACGACACCGAGGTGGCCTACCAGGGTGGCGGCGTCTGGCGGAGATCCCCCGAGGGCGACTCCCGGCTGGTCTCCTCGCCGGAGTTCCACTACCGGGGTGCGACGCTGACCTTCCCGCTGGTCCGCATCGAGGGTAGCGACGGCGCGAGCGGGCAGGTGACGGCCCGGGTCAACAGGGTCGAGACCGCCGAGGACGTCTACGCCAACACCTCCGAGACCTACCCCGACGGCAGCACCGAACTGCTCAATCCCGTCCAGAACGGCAACGTCTCCGTCGAGATAACCAGCGACTACTGCGAGGGGTGGCGAACCTACTTCGAGGAACGGACGGAGGGCGACGTCTCCGACTGCAACGGCGGCACCGTCACCGCCGAGATCATCACGCTCGGTACCCAGGGCGATTTCAGCATCATCGGCGGCGAGTCGATCTCGGTCCGTGGACAGGACGCGGGCCACTCTCTCGATAGCCTCGACCTCCAGTTCCGCGGCGATTCGGCCTCGGACTTCAACAACTTCGGCTGGTCGATGGCCGGCGAGACCGGCGACAAGCGCATCGAGATCTACGTCGAAAAACGGGGGGGCGGCACCAACTGCGGCGACCCCGTTCGGACGGTCGTCTACTACAGCGATAACGACGGCGACAACTACCATACGTGGGTCCTCGACGAGAACCACGGCACGAACCCCTTCGAGATCACCTGCCCGGCCGGCGACGAGATACTCGACGTCGACCTGCTCGACTCTTCGCGGACGTTCGAGTACACCGACGCCGCCAACCACGGCAGCGACGACCTCCTGACGTTCGACAACTACGATCAGGGAACCTTCAACAGTACCGAGGACCTGAGCGGCCACCCGGCCGACCCCGGAACCACCGAATCGACGGGCGACGAGGAGCCGGTCGACCTCGTCGTCCAGCACCACTTCACGATGATGGACGACATGGACGTGTCCATCGAGGAACGGCAACAGGGCAACGCGGGGCTGAACGACCAGTCGGTCGGGAACATCGTCTACGATGGCGGTGGCAACGTCGTGACCTACCTCCACGTCACCGAAAACAGGGTACGAGTCGAACTGTCGTAG
- a CDS encoding DUF7289 family protein: protein MRSVTADSRAVSEVIGFVLVFSLVLGTISIVYVGGLSGLDDTRDAERVNNAERAFDVLANNFQQMGRGEAPNRATEIKLADAQLTTTVNRKVSIKSSGMATAAEANPVAIRYDAPGDTSLVYENGAVIRVQDESAIMLSEPDFLFGDGTVVVRYISLRGSDQGVGASTSTVLVRAEELTSNVLVNRGSSTDVVLKMQTHPDRDDVWEEYYEERISAADSTWGGNCDDRDPTVGGPDTTMVICDGFDVDKLAVSRVRVRVVLT from the coding sequence ATGCGTAGCGTAACCGCCGACAGCCGCGCGGTCAGCGAGGTCATCGGGTTCGTCCTCGTGTTCTCGCTCGTGTTGGGGACCATCTCCATCGTCTACGTCGGCGGCCTCTCGGGGCTGGACGACACCCGGGACGCAGAACGGGTCAACAACGCCGAACGGGCCTTCGACGTGCTGGCGAACAACTTCCAGCAGATGGGCCGCGGCGAGGCGCCGAACCGGGCGACCGAGATCAAACTCGCCGACGCCCAGTTGACGACGACGGTGAACCGGAAGGTGAGCATCAAGTCATCGGGGATGGCCACGGCCGCCGAGGCGAACCCCGTCGCAATCCGGTACGACGCGCCCGGCGACACCAGTCTCGTCTACGAGAACGGCGCGGTGATACGGGTCCAAGACGAGAGTGCCATCATGCTGAGCGAACCGGACTTCCTGTTCGGCGACGGCACCGTCGTAGTCCGGTACATCTCCCTGCGCGGCAGCGACCAGGGCGTCGGCGCCTCGACATCGACGGTGCTGGTCCGGGCCGAGGAACTGACGAGCAACGTCCTCGTCAACCGGGGGTCGAGCACCGACGTCGTCCTGAAGATGCAGACCCACCCCGACCGGGACGACGTCTGGGAGGAGTACTACGAGGAGCGGATTTCGGCGGCCGATTCGACCTGGGGCGGCAACTGCGACGACCGGGACCCGACGGTCGGCGGCCCGGACACGACGATGGTCATCTGCGACGGGTTCGACGTGGACAAACTCGCCGTCTCGCGGGTCCGCGTTCGCGTGGTGCTGACCTGA
- a CDS encoding DUF7266 family protein has protein sequence MNGERGVSPVFGYVLTLGISTLLVSGLLIAAGGFVEDQREQTSRSELRVIGQQVSADIAAADRLHRTDGASEIAITRTIPEQVVGSQYKVAVRTDSNGPTVPYLELTATRPEVTVEIGVASETAVAESTVSGGEIVVEYESGPDELEVSNA, from the coding sequence ATGAACGGCGAGCGCGGTGTCTCCCCGGTGTTCGGCTACGTGCTGACGCTGGGCATCTCGACGCTTCTGGTCTCGGGACTCCTCATCGCGGCGGGCGGCTTCGTCGAGGACCAGCGCGAGCAGACGAGCAGGAGCGAACTCCGCGTCATCGGCCAGCAGGTGTCGGCCGACATCGCCGCCGCCGACCGGCTCCACCGGACCGACGGCGCCTCCGAGATAGCGATCACCCGAACGATACCGGAGCAGGTCGTCGGTTCCCAGTACAAAGTGGCCGTCAGGACGGACAGTAACGGTCCGACGGTTCCGTATCTGGAGTTGACGGCGACCCGGCCCGAGGTGACCGTCGAGATAGGCGTCGCAAGCGAGACCGCCGTCGCCGAGTCGACGGTTAGCGGCGGCGAAATCGTCGTCGAGTACGAGAGCGGTCCCGACGAACTGGAGGTGTCGAATGCGTAG
- a CDS encoding DUF7261 family protein, with amino-acid sequence MADVTRRDRAQILLITSLLIATVFVGLALVVNSGIYTENLATRSTGEEASQVAENQQLVERDLQGLIDRSNAAVTDDDYTAVENGYDDDLALWSTSLERRYGKTGRFVEYREKSTVEGTRIRQTDVDRGFTAGGSLAGQEEWTLVNETEEVGRFELLLQRPSLLDATTHTLDNVLGEAFNVAIETADGDEWHVYFFRGVLPDTGYVLVEDPSGFGLTLSLSDLDDLDDTNSCASTDGDISVDLLNASFGGEHCPELEFYTDEVTGTAHNVSYQNTETDGSLLGLALTDPEPRVNGTYDVIVDTRADRAPYYDPTSGDDPTAKAVIYEASVTAEFRSEGVTYENDELAAEWSLVE; translated from the coding sequence AACAGCGGCATCTACACGGAGAACCTGGCGACCCGGTCGACCGGCGAGGAGGCCAGCCAGGTGGCCGAGAACCAACAACTGGTCGAGCGGGACCTCCAGGGACTCATCGACAGGTCCAACGCCGCCGTCACCGACGACGACTACACCGCCGTCGAGAACGGCTACGACGACGACCTCGCGCTGTGGTCGACCAGTCTGGAGCGCCGGTACGGGAAGACCGGCCGATTCGTCGAGTACCGCGAGAAGAGCACGGTCGAGGGGACCCGCATCCGGCAGACCGATGTCGACCGGGGCTTCACCGCTGGCGGCTCCCTCGCGGGCCAGGAGGAGTGGACGCTGGTCAACGAGACCGAAGAGGTCGGCCGGTTCGAACTCCTGCTGCAGCGGCCGTCGCTTCTGGACGCGACCACCCACACGCTGGACAACGTGCTCGGCGAGGCGTTCAACGTCGCCATCGAGACCGCGGACGGCGACGAGTGGCACGTCTACTTCTTCCGGGGCGTGTTGCCCGATACGGGCTACGTCCTCGTCGAGGACCCCAGCGGCTTCGGGCTCACGCTCAGTCTCTCGGACCTCGACGACCTCGACGACACGAACTCCTGTGCCAGCACGGACGGCGACATCTCGGTCGACCTCCTGAACGCGTCGTTCGGCGGCGAGCACTGCCCGGAGCTGGAGTTCTACACCGACGAGGTGACGGGCACTGCTCACAACGTCTCCTACCAAAACACGGAGACGGACGGGAGCCTGCTCGGACTCGCCCTCACCGACCCCGAACCGCGGGTCAACGGGACCTACGACGTCATCGTCGACACGCGGGCCGACCGGGCGCCCTACTACGATCCGACCAGCGGGGACGACCCGACGGCGAAGGCGGTCATCTACGAGGCCAGCGTCACCGCGGAGTTCCGCAGCGAGGGCGTCACCTACGAGAACGACGAACTGGCGGCCGAGTGGAGCCTGGTAGAATGA